The following coding sequences are from one Eriocheir sinensis breed Jianghai 21 chromosome 13, ASM2467909v1, whole genome shotgun sequence window:
- the LOC126998047 gene encoding mediator of RNA polymerase II transcription subunit 25-like isoform X4, with translation MNLDRTDIVFVVEKSVSMKTYLPELLEAYVTPAISLFGGGLSEESDVFFTQSSMVQYASVFYGTELSLIGAWGQVECFGPTCSEAEILNSIKNARYTGKNLTRQAFILDGLQAALNMFDTMKQRSPTGENVQRCCILVTQSTPMSNPWSPTNPEKVILDLKRNKIQLSVVSAHKLVELYCLFDAAGGDHQATLNKNYASKPQHLVLLQGFRTLVSSLQERALSPSLMVYSQNTSVATPPAAPTAHMQTQGVNVPTQPGPGPSPNPLGPGATTPSPGPVTGGSPAPPQPIHVCVGKMVRPGSVNPMVVNPSQPCGHPNPQGVAVVRPPMMQRMINPSRPRWPTGGTNTPPMNTWLAPNPRPQVLSSMMLNQQPQPPVPPEAMGPKQQQQQQQHPTSMPNVDASMINSNIQGQGPQQPQMSVGVAGINPAMNTPNQRTVVWQGTLEWQEKKNDNNSRVVHQVTCRMTSLVVNGEPEVKADHWATTLIMQMIPKHILGSIGNTFFKNVKTVMFLPDQSHALEILTNFLFRGMAGCVHVSHPSPHPSPHQQSDVKVIILLYSSEKKAYVGFVPIDQLSFVNKIKSVIQNARKTQTTNNMMGAPTAGPSIQGAGTPHMVVPGNTGLQSLPSGAAGSGMNVISTQSMIIHNNPQLTQALSQPISQGGTNLLGANQMTQIAGGGVSQGPGGPTSVQMTPGQSVLATQLTTRPTLNIQQQQQQQQQQQQQQTELLQMRQNQQQQQPQQQQHHTLRQQVHQQRPGLTMNLGQPGPGGTPTLGQPRMMQPMQGTGLKQLLQQQQHVRLQHQQQQVQQQQQQQQHIIMMQQQGMRPQMAGQPQQVMGQAIGQQTLGQQTLGQQNISQQGMGQALQDGSDYIGDLL, from the exons ATGAATTTGGACCGGACGGACATCGTGTTCGTGGTGGAGAAGAGCGTGTCCATGAAGACCTACCTGCCGGAGCTGCTGGAGGCCTACGTGACGCCCGCCATCTC ATTGTTCGGTGGAGGCTTATCAGAAGAGTCCGATGTATTCTTCACACAG AGTAGCATGGTCCAATATGCTTCGGTCTTCTACGGCACCGAGCTCTCCCTCATAGGGGCATGGGGGCAGGTGGAGTGCTTCGGCCCCACCTGCTCCGAAGCAGAGATCCTTAACTCTATTAAGAATGCACG CTACACTGGCAAGAACCTGACCAGACAAGCGTTTATCTTGGATGGCCTTCAAGCTGCTCTGAACATGTTTGACACCATGAAGCAGCGCAGTCCCACTGGGGAGAATGTGCAAAGGTGTTGCATCCTGGTGACCCAGAGCACACCCATGAGCAACCCCTGGTCCCCCACCAACCCAGAGAAGGTCATCCTGGACCTCAAGAGG AATAAGATCCAGCTGTCGGTGGTGTCGGCCCACAAACTAGTGGAGCTGTACTGCCTCTTTGATGCTGCTGGAGGAGACCACCAAGCCACCCTCAACAAAAACTATGCCAGCAAACCCCAGCACTTGGTTCTCCTTCAGGGCTTTAG AACCTTGGTCTCCAGTTTACAGGAACGAGCGCTGAGCCCCTCGTTGATGGTGTACTCCCAGAACACCTCCGTAGCCACACCCCCAGCCGCACCCACTGCCCACATGCAGACACAAGGGGTTAACGTGCCCACACAGCCTGGCCCAGGACCATCCCCAAACCCCTTAGGTCCTGGGGCCACCACTCCTTCCCCGGGCCCTGTCACTGGGGGGTCTCCAGCTCCACCCCAGCCTATTCATGTATGTGTCGGCAAG ATGGTTCGGCCTGGCTCTGTGAACCCCATGGTAGTGAACCCCTCACAGCCCTGTGGCCACCCCAACCCCCAGGGAG TGGCTGTGGTTCGGCCGCCCATGATGCAGAGAATGATCAACCCCTCCAGACCACGCTGgcccacag GAGGCACCAACACGCCCCCCATGAACACTTGGCTCGCCCCCAACCCGCGGCCGCAGGTATTATCTTCCATGATGCTGAACCAGCAGCCACAGCCGCCAGTCCCGCCCGAGGCCATGGGGcctaagcagcagcagcagcagcagcagcaccctaCATCCATGCCAA ATGTCGACGCCAGCATGATCAACAGCAACATCCAAGGCCAAGGTCCACAACAGCCCCAGATGTCTGTAGGCGTAGCTGGCATCAACCCTGCCATGAACACCCCCAACCAGCGGACGGTGGTGTGGCAGGGCACGCTGGAGTGGCAGGAGAAgaaaaacgacaacaacagcagAGTGGTGCATCAGGTCACCTGCAGAATGACCTCCTTGGTGGTTAATGGGGAGCCTGAAGT CAAAGCAGACCACTGGGCCACCACCCTCATAATGCAGATGATCCCCAAGCACATCCTGGGCTCCATTGGCAACACTTTCTTCAAGAACGTCAAGACCGTCATGTTCCTGCCCGACCAGAGCCACGCCCTCGAGATCCTCACCAACTTCCTCTTTCGTGGCATG GCCGGGTGTGTCCATGTGTCCCATCCTtcaccacacccatcaccacacCAGCAGAGTGATGTCAAGGTGATCATCCTTCTCTACTCCAGCGAGAAGAAAGCCTACGTGGGCTTCGTCCCCATTGACCAGCTGTCTTTTGTCAATAAGATCAAGAGTGTCATCCAAAATGCCCGCAAAACACAG ACCACAAACAACATGATGGGGGCTCCCACGGCCGGCCCCAGCATCCAGGGAGCCGGCACTCCCCACATGGTAGTGCCAGGGAACACAGGCCTCCAGTCACTCCCCTCCGGGGCTG CAGGTTCTGGCATGAATGTGATCTCTACCCAGAGCATGATCATCCACAACAACCCTCAACTGACTCAGGCCCTCAGCCAGCCCATCAGTCAAG GTGGCACCAACTTGCTTGGGGCAAACCAGATGACCCAGATAGCAGGTGGGGGGGTATCCCAGGGACCTGGGGGGCCAACCAGTGTGCAGATGACCCCTGGCCAATCAGTCCTGGCCACTCAGCTCACCACACGGCCAACACTCAAcatacaacaacagcaacaacagcagcagcaacaacaacaacagcaaacagaGTTATTGCAAATGAGACAGAATCAG CAGCAGCAACAGCCACAGCAGCAACAGCACCACACACTGCGGCAGCAGGTGCACCAACAACGACCTGGCCTGACCATGAACCTGGGCCAGCCAGGGCCAGGTGGGACACCTACCCTGGGCCAACCACGCATGATGCAGCCCATGCAAGGCACCGGCCTCAAGCAGCTCCTCCAGCAGCAG CAACATGTGAGGCTTCAGCACCAGCAACAGCAggtgcagcagcaacagcagcagcagcaacacattATTATGATGCAGCAGCAGGGCATGAGGCCACAGATGGCAGGGCAGCCCCAGCAGGTGATGGGCCAGGCCATAGGGCAGCAGACCCTAGGCCAGCAGACTCTGGGCCAGCAGAACATCAGTCAGCAAGGGATGGGTCAAGCACTGCAAGATGGGTCAGATTATATTGGGGACTTATTGTAA
- the LOC126998047 gene encoding mediator of RNA polymerase II transcription subunit 25-like isoform X7 yields MNLDRTDIVFVVEKSVSMKTYLPELLEAYVTPAISLFGGGLSEESDVFFTQSSMVQYASVFYGTELSLIGAWGQVECFGPTCSEAEILNSIKNARYTGKNLTRQAFILDGLQAALNMFDTMKQRSPTGENVQRCCILVTQSTPMSNPWSPTNPEKVILDLKRNKIQLSVVSAHKLVELYCLFDAAGGDHQATLNKNYASKPQHLVLLQGFRTLVSSLQERALSPSLMVYSQNTSVATPPAAPTAHMQTQGVNVPTQPGPGPSPNPLGPGATTPSPGPVTGGSPAPPQPIHVCVGKMVRPGSVNPMVVNPSQPCGHPNPQGVAVVRPPMMQRMINPSRPRWPTDNVTGGTNTPPMNTWLAPNPRPQVLSSMMLNQQPQPPVPPEAMGPKQQQQQQQHPTSMPNVDASMINSNIQGQGPQQPQMSVGVAGINPAMNTPNQRTVVWQGTLEWQEKKNDNNSRVVHQVTCRMTSLVVNGEPEVKADHWATTLIMQMIPKHILGSIGNTFFKNVKTVMFLPDQSHALEILTNFLFRGMAGCVHVSHPSPHPSPHQQSDVKVIILLYSSEKKAYVGFVPIDQLSFVNKIKSVIQNARKTQTTNNMMGAPTAGPSIQGAGTPHMVVPGNTGLQSLPSGAGGTNLLGANQMTQIAGGGVSQGPGGPTSVQMTPGQSVLATQLTTRPTLNIQQQQQQQQQQQQQQTELLQMRQNQQQQQPQQQQHHTLRQQVHQQRPGLTMNLGQPGPGGTPTLGQPRMMQPMQGTGLKQLLQQQQHVRLQHQQQQVQQQQQQQQHIIMMQQQGMRPQMAGQPQQVMGQAIGQQTLGQQTLGQQNISQQGMGQALQDGSDYIGDLL; encoded by the exons ATGAATTTGGACCGGACGGACATCGTGTTCGTGGTGGAGAAGAGCGTGTCCATGAAGACCTACCTGCCGGAGCTGCTGGAGGCCTACGTGACGCCCGCCATCTC ATTGTTCGGTGGAGGCTTATCAGAAGAGTCCGATGTATTCTTCACACAG AGTAGCATGGTCCAATATGCTTCGGTCTTCTACGGCACCGAGCTCTCCCTCATAGGGGCATGGGGGCAGGTGGAGTGCTTCGGCCCCACCTGCTCCGAAGCAGAGATCCTTAACTCTATTAAGAATGCACG CTACACTGGCAAGAACCTGACCAGACAAGCGTTTATCTTGGATGGCCTTCAAGCTGCTCTGAACATGTTTGACACCATGAAGCAGCGCAGTCCCACTGGGGAGAATGTGCAAAGGTGTTGCATCCTGGTGACCCAGAGCACACCCATGAGCAACCCCTGGTCCCCCACCAACCCAGAGAAGGTCATCCTGGACCTCAAGAGG AATAAGATCCAGCTGTCGGTGGTGTCGGCCCACAAACTAGTGGAGCTGTACTGCCTCTTTGATGCTGCTGGAGGAGACCACCAAGCCACCCTCAACAAAAACTATGCCAGCAAACCCCAGCACTTGGTTCTCCTTCAGGGCTTTAG AACCTTGGTCTCCAGTTTACAGGAACGAGCGCTGAGCCCCTCGTTGATGGTGTACTCCCAGAACACCTCCGTAGCCACACCCCCAGCCGCACCCACTGCCCACATGCAGACACAAGGGGTTAACGTGCCCACACAGCCTGGCCCAGGACCATCCCCAAACCCCTTAGGTCCTGGGGCCACCACTCCTTCCCCGGGCCCTGTCACTGGGGGGTCTCCAGCTCCACCCCAGCCTATTCATGTATGTGTCGGCAAG ATGGTTCGGCCTGGCTCTGTGAACCCCATGGTAGTGAACCCCTCACAGCCCTGTGGCCACCCCAACCCCCAGGGAG TGGCTGTGGTTCGGCCGCCCATGATGCAGAGAATGATCAACCCCTCCAGACCACGCTGgcccacag ACAACGTTACAGGAGGCACCAACACGCCCCCCATGAACACTTGGCTCGCCCCCAACCCGCGGCCGCAGGTATTATCTTCCATGATGCTGAACCAGCAGCCACAGCCGCCAGTCCCGCCCGAGGCCATGGGGcctaagcagcagcagcagcagcagcagcaccctaCATCCATGCCAA ATGTCGACGCCAGCATGATCAACAGCAACATCCAAGGCCAAGGTCCACAACAGCCCCAGATGTCTGTAGGCGTAGCTGGCATCAACCCTGCCATGAACACCCCCAACCAGCGGACGGTGGTGTGGCAGGGCACGCTGGAGTGGCAGGAGAAgaaaaacgacaacaacagcagAGTGGTGCATCAGGTCACCTGCAGAATGACCTCCTTGGTGGTTAATGGGGAGCCTGAAGT CAAAGCAGACCACTGGGCCACCACCCTCATAATGCAGATGATCCCCAAGCACATCCTGGGCTCCATTGGCAACACTTTCTTCAAGAACGTCAAGACCGTCATGTTCCTGCCCGACCAGAGCCACGCCCTCGAGATCCTCACCAACTTCCTCTTTCGTGGCATG GCCGGGTGTGTCCATGTGTCCCATCCTtcaccacacccatcaccacacCAGCAGAGTGATGTCAAGGTGATCATCCTTCTCTACTCCAGCGAGAAGAAAGCCTACGTGGGCTTCGTCCCCATTGACCAGCTGTCTTTTGTCAATAAGATCAAGAGTGTCATCCAAAATGCCCGCAAAACACAG ACCACAAACAACATGATGGGGGCTCCCACGGCCGGCCCCAGCATCCAGGGAGCCGGCACTCCCCACATGGTAGTGCCAGGGAACACAGGCCTCCAGTCACTCCCCTCCGGGGCTG GTGGCACCAACTTGCTTGGGGCAAACCAGATGACCCAGATAGCAGGTGGGGGGGTATCCCAGGGACCTGGGGGGCCAACCAGTGTGCAGATGACCCCTGGCCAATCAGTCCTGGCCACTCAGCTCACCACACGGCCAACACTCAAcatacaacaacagcaacaacagcagcagcaacaacaacaacagcaaacagaGTTATTGCAAATGAGACAGAATCAG CAGCAGCAACAGCCACAGCAGCAACAGCACCACACACTGCGGCAGCAGGTGCACCAACAACGACCTGGCCTGACCATGAACCTGGGCCAGCCAGGGCCAGGTGGGACACCTACCCTGGGCCAACCACGCATGATGCAGCCCATGCAAGGCACCGGCCTCAAGCAGCTCCTCCAGCAGCAG CAACATGTGAGGCTTCAGCACCAGCAACAGCAggtgcagcagcaacagcagcagcagcaacacattATTATGATGCAGCAGCAGGGCATGAGGCCACAGATGGCAGGGCAGCCCCAGCAGGTGATGGGCCAGGCCATAGGGCAGCAGACCCTAGGCCAGCAGACTCTGGGCCAGCAGAACATCAGTCAGCAAGGGATGGGTCAAGCACTGCAAGATGGGTCAGATTATATTGGGGACTTATTGTAA
- the LOC126998047 gene encoding mediator of RNA polymerase II transcription subunit 25-like isoform X2 → MNLDRTDIVFVVEKSVSMKTYLPELLEAYVTPAISLFGGGLSEESDVFFTQSSMVQYASVFYGTELSLIGAWGQVECFGPTCSEAEILNSIKNARYTGKNLTRQAFILDGLQAALNMFDTMKQRSPTGENVQRCCILVTQSTPMSNPWSPTNPEKVILDLKRNKIQLSVVSAHKLVELYCLFDAAGGDHQATLNKNYASKPQHLVLLQGFRTLVSSLQERALSPSLMVYSQNTSVATPPAAPTAHMQTQGVNVPTQPGPGPSPNPLGPGATTPSPGPVTGGSPAPPQPIHVCVGKMVRPGSVNPMVVNPSQPCGHPNPQGVAVVRPPMMQRMINPSRPRWPTDNVTGGTNTPPMNTWLAPNPRPQVLSSMMLNQQPQPPVPPEAMGPKQQQQQQQHPTSMPNVDASMINSNIQGQGPQQPQMSVGVAGINPAMNTPNQRTVVWQGTLEWQEKKNDNNSRVVHQVTCRMTSLVVNGEPEVKADHWATTLIMQMIPKHILGSIGNTFFKNVKTVMFLPDQSHALEILTNFLFRGMAGCVHVSHPSPHPSPHQQSDVKVIILLYSSEKKAYVGFVPIDQLSFVNKIKSVIQNARKTQTTNNMMGAPTAGPSIQGAGTPHMVVPGNTGLQSLPSGAGSGMNVISTQSMIIHNNPQLTQALSQPISQGGTNLLGANQMTQIAGGGVSQGPGGPTSVQMTPGQSVLATQLTTRPTLNIQQQQQQQQQQQQQQTELLQMRQNQQQQQPQQQQHHTLRQQVHQQRPGLTMNLGQPGPGGTPTLGQPRMMQPMQGTGLKQLLQQQQHVRLQHQQQQVQQQQQQQQHIIMMQQQGMRPQMAGQPQQVMGQAIGQQTLGQQTLGQQNISQQGMGQALQDGSDYIGDLL, encoded by the exons ATGAATTTGGACCGGACGGACATCGTGTTCGTGGTGGAGAAGAGCGTGTCCATGAAGACCTACCTGCCGGAGCTGCTGGAGGCCTACGTGACGCCCGCCATCTC ATTGTTCGGTGGAGGCTTATCAGAAGAGTCCGATGTATTCTTCACACAG AGTAGCATGGTCCAATATGCTTCGGTCTTCTACGGCACCGAGCTCTCCCTCATAGGGGCATGGGGGCAGGTGGAGTGCTTCGGCCCCACCTGCTCCGAAGCAGAGATCCTTAACTCTATTAAGAATGCACG CTACACTGGCAAGAACCTGACCAGACAAGCGTTTATCTTGGATGGCCTTCAAGCTGCTCTGAACATGTTTGACACCATGAAGCAGCGCAGTCCCACTGGGGAGAATGTGCAAAGGTGTTGCATCCTGGTGACCCAGAGCACACCCATGAGCAACCCCTGGTCCCCCACCAACCCAGAGAAGGTCATCCTGGACCTCAAGAGG AATAAGATCCAGCTGTCGGTGGTGTCGGCCCACAAACTAGTGGAGCTGTACTGCCTCTTTGATGCTGCTGGAGGAGACCACCAAGCCACCCTCAACAAAAACTATGCCAGCAAACCCCAGCACTTGGTTCTCCTTCAGGGCTTTAG AACCTTGGTCTCCAGTTTACAGGAACGAGCGCTGAGCCCCTCGTTGATGGTGTACTCCCAGAACACCTCCGTAGCCACACCCCCAGCCGCACCCACTGCCCACATGCAGACACAAGGGGTTAACGTGCCCACACAGCCTGGCCCAGGACCATCCCCAAACCCCTTAGGTCCTGGGGCCACCACTCCTTCCCCGGGCCCTGTCACTGGGGGGTCTCCAGCTCCACCCCAGCCTATTCATGTATGTGTCGGCAAG ATGGTTCGGCCTGGCTCTGTGAACCCCATGGTAGTGAACCCCTCACAGCCCTGTGGCCACCCCAACCCCCAGGGAG TGGCTGTGGTTCGGCCGCCCATGATGCAGAGAATGATCAACCCCTCCAGACCACGCTGgcccacag ACAACGTTACAGGAGGCACCAACACGCCCCCCATGAACACTTGGCTCGCCCCCAACCCGCGGCCGCAGGTATTATCTTCCATGATGCTGAACCAGCAGCCACAGCCGCCAGTCCCGCCCGAGGCCATGGGGcctaagcagcagcagcagcagcagcagcaccctaCATCCATGCCAA ATGTCGACGCCAGCATGATCAACAGCAACATCCAAGGCCAAGGTCCACAACAGCCCCAGATGTCTGTAGGCGTAGCTGGCATCAACCCTGCCATGAACACCCCCAACCAGCGGACGGTGGTGTGGCAGGGCACGCTGGAGTGGCAGGAGAAgaaaaacgacaacaacagcagAGTGGTGCATCAGGTCACCTGCAGAATGACCTCCTTGGTGGTTAATGGGGAGCCTGAAGT CAAAGCAGACCACTGGGCCACCACCCTCATAATGCAGATGATCCCCAAGCACATCCTGGGCTCCATTGGCAACACTTTCTTCAAGAACGTCAAGACCGTCATGTTCCTGCCCGACCAGAGCCACGCCCTCGAGATCCTCACCAACTTCCTCTTTCGTGGCATG GCCGGGTGTGTCCATGTGTCCCATCCTtcaccacacccatcaccacacCAGCAGAGTGATGTCAAGGTGATCATCCTTCTCTACTCCAGCGAGAAGAAAGCCTACGTGGGCTTCGTCCCCATTGACCAGCTGTCTTTTGTCAATAAGATCAAGAGTGTCATCCAAAATGCCCGCAAAACACAG ACCACAAACAACATGATGGGGGCTCCCACGGCCGGCCCCAGCATCCAGGGAGCCGGCACTCCCCACATGGTAGTGCCAGGGAACACAGGCCTCCAGTCACTCCCCTCCGGGGCTG GTTCTGGCATGAATGTGATCTCTACCCAGAGCATGATCATCCACAACAACCCTCAACTGACTCAGGCCCTCAGCCAGCCCATCAGTCAAG GTGGCACCAACTTGCTTGGGGCAAACCAGATGACCCAGATAGCAGGTGGGGGGGTATCCCAGGGACCTGGGGGGCCAACCAGTGTGCAGATGACCCCTGGCCAATCAGTCCTGGCCACTCAGCTCACCACACGGCCAACACTCAAcatacaacaacagcaacaacagcagcagcaacaacaacaacagcaaacagaGTTATTGCAAATGAGACAGAATCAG CAGCAGCAACAGCCACAGCAGCAACAGCACCACACACTGCGGCAGCAGGTGCACCAACAACGACCTGGCCTGACCATGAACCTGGGCCAGCCAGGGCCAGGTGGGACACCTACCCTGGGCCAACCACGCATGATGCAGCCCATGCAAGGCACCGGCCTCAAGCAGCTCCTCCAGCAGCAG CAACATGTGAGGCTTCAGCACCAGCAACAGCAggtgcagcagcaacagcagcagcagcaacacattATTATGATGCAGCAGCAGGGCATGAGGCCACAGATGGCAGGGCAGCCCCAGCAGGTGATGGGCCAGGCCATAGGGCAGCAGACCCTAGGCCAGCAGACTCTGGGCCAGCAGAACATCAGTCAGCAAGGGATGGGTCAAGCACTGCAAGATGGGTCAGATTATATTGGGGACTTATTGTAA
- the LOC126998047 gene encoding mediator of RNA polymerase II transcription subunit 25-like isoform X8, whose translation MNLDRTDIVFVVEKSVSMKTYLPELLEAYVTPAISLFGGGLSEESDVFFTQSSMVQYASVFYGTELSLIGAWGQVECFGPTCSEAEILNSIKNARYTGKNLTRQAFILDGLQAALNMFDTMKQRSPTGENVQRCCILVTQSTPMSNPWSPTNPEKVILDLKRNKIQLSVVSAHKLVELYCLFDAAGGDHQATLNKNYASKPQHLVLLQGFSLQERALSPSLMVYSQNTSVATPPAAPTAHMQTQGVNVPTQPGPGPSPNPLGPGATTPSPGPVTGGSPAPPQPIHVCVGKMVRPGSVNPMVVNPSQPCGHPNPQGVAVVRPPMMQRMINPSRPRWPTDNVTGGTNTPPMNTWLAPNPRPQVLSSMMLNQQPQPPVPPEAMGPKQQQQQQQHPTSMPNVDASMINSNIQGQGPQQPQMSVGVAGINPAMNTPNQRTVVWQGTLEWQEKKNDNNSRVVHQVTCRMTSLVVNGEPEVKADHWATTLIMQMIPKHILGSIGNTFFKNVKTVMFLPDQSHALEILTNFLFRGMAGCVHVSHPSPHPSPHQQSDVKVIILLYSSEKKAYVGFVPIDQLSFVNKIKSVIQNARKTQTTNNMMGAPTAGPSIQGAGTPHMVVPGNTGLQSLPSGAGSGMNVISTQSMIIHNNPQLTQALSQPISQGGTNLLGANQMTQIAGGGVSQGPGGPTSVQMTPGQSVLATQLTTRPTLNIQQQQQQQQQQQQQQTELLQMRQNQQQQQPQQQQHHTLRQQVHQQRPGLTMNLGQPGPGGTPTLGQPRMMQPMQGTGLKQLLQQQQHVRLQHQQQQVQQQQQQQQHIIMMQQQGMRPQMAGQPQQVMGQAIGQQTLGQQTLGQQNISQQGMGQALQDGSDYIGDLL comes from the exons ATGAATTTGGACCGGACGGACATCGTGTTCGTGGTGGAGAAGAGCGTGTCCATGAAGACCTACCTGCCGGAGCTGCTGGAGGCCTACGTGACGCCCGCCATCTC ATTGTTCGGTGGAGGCTTATCAGAAGAGTCCGATGTATTCTTCACACAG AGTAGCATGGTCCAATATGCTTCGGTCTTCTACGGCACCGAGCTCTCCCTCATAGGGGCATGGGGGCAGGTGGAGTGCTTCGGCCCCACCTGCTCCGAAGCAGAGATCCTTAACTCTATTAAGAATGCACG CTACACTGGCAAGAACCTGACCAGACAAGCGTTTATCTTGGATGGCCTTCAAGCTGCTCTGAACATGTTTGACACCATGAAGCAGCGCAGTCCCACTGGGGAGAATGTGCAAAGGTGTTGCATCCTGGTGACCCAGAGCACACCCATGAGCAACCCCTGGTCCCCCACCAACCCAGAGAAGGTCATCCTGGACCTCAAGAGG AATAAGATCCAGCTGTCGGTGGTGTCGGCCCACAAACTAGTGGAGCTGTACTGCCTCTTTGATGCTGCTGGAGGAGACCACCAAGCCACCCTCAACAAAAACTATGCCAGCAAACCCCAGCACTTGGTTCTCCTTCAGGGCTTTAG TTTACAGGAACGAGCGCTGAGCCCCTCGTTGATGGTGTACTCCCAGAACACCTCCGTAGCCACACCCCCAGCCGCACCCACTGCCCACATGCAGACACAAGGGGTTAACGTGCCCACACAGCCTGGCCCAGGACCATCCCCAAACCCCTTAGGTCCTGGGGCCACCACTCCTTCCCCGGGCCCTGTCACTGGGGGGTCTCCAGCTCCACCCCAGCCTATTCATGTATGTGTCGGCAAG ATGGTTCGGCCTGGCTCTGTGAACCCCATGGTAGTGAACCCCTCACAGCCCTGTGGCCACCCCAACCCCCAGGGAG TGGCTGTGGTTCGGCCGCCCATGATGCAGAGAATGATCAACCCCTCCAGACCACGCTGgcccacag ACAACGTTACAGGAGGCACCAACACGCCCCCCATGAACACTTGGCTCGCCCCCAACCCGCGGCCGCAGGTATTATCTTCCATGATGCTGAACCAGCAGCCACAGCCGCCAGTCCCGCCCGAGGCCATGGGGcctaagcagcagcagcagcagcagcagcaccctaCATCCATGCCAA ATGTCGACGCCAGCATGATCAACAGCAACATCCAAGGCCAAGGTCCACAACAGCCCCAGATGTCTGTAGGCGTAGCTGGCATCAACCCTGCCATGAACACCCCCAACCAGCGGACGGTGGTGTGGCAGGGCACGCTGGAGTGGCAGGAGAAgaaaaacgacaacaacagcagAGTGGTGCATCAGGTCACCTGCAGAATGACCTCCTTGGTGGTTAATGGGGAGCCTGAAGT CAAAGCAGACCACTGGGCCACCACCCTCATAATGCAGATGATCCCCAAGCACATCCTGGGCTCCATTGGCAACACTTTCTTCAAGAACGTCAAGACCGTCATGTTCCTGCCCGACCAGAGCCACGCCCTCGAGATCCTCACCAACTTCCTCTTTCGTGGCATG GCCGGGTGTGTCCATGTGTCCCATCCTtcaccacacccatcaccacacCAGCAGAGTGATGTCAAGGTGATCATCCTTCTCTACTCCAGCGAGAAGAAAGCCTACGTGGGCTTCGTCCCCATTGACCAGCTGTCTTTTGTCAATAAGATCAAGAGTGTCATCCAAAATGCCCGCAAAACACAG ACCACAAACAACATGATGGGGGCTCCCACGGCCGGCCCCAGCATCCAGGGAGCCGGCACTCCCCACATGGTAGTGCCAGGGAACACAGGCCTCCAGTCACTCCCCTCCGGGGCTG GTTCTGGCATGAATGTGATCTCTACCCAGAGCATGATCATCCACAACAACCCTCAACTGACTCAGGCCCTCAGCCAGCCCATCAGTCAAG GTGGCACCAACTTGCTTGGGGCAAACCAGATGACCCAGATAGCAGGTGGGGGGGTATCCCAGGGACCTGGGGGGCCAACCAGTGTGCAGATGACCCCTGGCCAATCAGTCCTGGCCACTCAGCTCACCACACGGCCAACACTCAAcatacaacaacagcaacaacagcagcagcaacaacaacaacagcaaacagaGTTATTGCAAATGAGACAGAATCAG CAGCAGCAACAGCCACAGCAGCAACAGCACCACACACTGCGGCAGCAGGTGCACCAACAACGACCTGGCCTGACCATGAACCTGGGCCAGCCAGGGCCAGGTGGGACACCTACCCTGGGCCAACCACGCATGATGCAGCCCATGCAAGGCACCGGCCTCAAGCAGCTCCTCCAGCAGCAG CAACATGTGAGGCTTCAGCACCAGCAACAGCAggtgcagcagcaacagcagcagcagcaacacattATTATGATGCAGCAGCAGGGCATGAGGCCACAGATGGCAGGGCAGCCCCAGCAGGTGATGGGCCAGGCCATAGGGCAGCAGACCCTAGGCCAGCAGACTCTGGGCCAGCAGAACATCAGTCAGCAAGGGATGGGTCAAGCACTGCAAGATGGGTCAGATTATATTGGGGACTTATTGTAA